One Apodemus sylvaticus chromosome 23, mApoSyl1.1, whole genome shotgun sequence genomic window carries:
- the Akap7 gene encoding A-kinase anchoring protein 7 isoform X4 translates to MGQLCCFPFARDEGKICEKDRREPEDAELVRLSKRLVENAVLKAVQQYLEETQNKKQPGEGNPTKGEDGDHRNHQNGDGGDNNRK, encoded by the exons ATGGGCCAGCTTTGCTGCTTCCCTTTCGCCAGAGACGAGGGCAAGATCT GTGAGAAGGACCGAAGGGAGCCTGAGGATGCCGAACTGGTCAGGCTCAGTAAGAGGCTGGTGGAGAACGCGGTGCTCAAGGCTGTCCAGCAGTACCTAGAAGAGACGCAGAACAAAAAGCAGCCGGGGGAGGGCAACCCCACCAAGGGGGAGGACGGAGATCATCGGAACCATCAGAACGGCGATGGCGGTGATAACAACAGGAAGTGA